Proteins co-encoded in one Hymenobacter swuensis DY53 genomic window:
- the metX gene encoding homoserine O-acetyltransferase MetX yields MPSAESHVFRLPRPLRLENGAVLPRVEVTYHTYGRLNSSRDNVVWVCHALTANSDVLDWWPGLVGSGCHFDPQDWFIVCANVLGSCYGTTGPLTPDPATGEATFQHFPLVTIRDMVAVHEALREHLALGRVHTLLGGSLGGQQAVEWAVQRPELFDNLVLLATSARHSAWGIAFNEAQRLAIFADATYHEATPAGGAAGLRAARAVALLSYRSHDAYGQTQTDVDDEKLDDFLASSYQRYQGDKLVARFNAYSYVTLSRAMDTHHVGRGRGGVQAALGRIRARTLVLGITSDVLFPPSEQQLLARYIRGAMYAEMDSRYGHDGFLIETAQITHFLERFYVQTYVH; encoded by the coding sequence ATGCCTTCCGCAGAATCCCATGTGTTTCGTTTGCCCCGGCCGCTGCGGCTGGAAAACGGAGCCGTGTTGCCTCGGGTAGAGGTGACGTACCACACTTACGGCCGCCTCAACTCCTCCCGCGACAATGTGGTGTGGGTGTGCCATGCCCTCACTGCCAACTCCGACGTGCTAGACTGGTGGCCCGGGCTGGTAGGGTCAGGCTGTCACTTCGATCCACAGGACTGGTTTATTGTATGTGCCAATGTGCTTGGCTCCTGCTACGGCACTACCGGCCCGCTTACGCCTGATCCGGCAACGGGTGAGGCCACTTTTCAGCATTTCCCGTTGGTAACCATCCGGGATATGGTGGCGGTGCATGAGGCCCTACGGGAACATCTGGCTCTGGGCCGGGTGCATACGCTGCTCGGCGGGTCCCTGGGCGGACAGCAGGCCGTGGAATGGGCTGTGCAGCGGCCGGAACTATTTGACAATCTGGTACTGCTAGCTACCAGCGCCCGGCACTCGGCGTGGGGCATTGCCTTCAATGAAGCGCAGCGGCTGGCCATCTTCGCCGATGCTACTTACCACGAAGCCACGCCGGCTGGCGGGGCGGCCGGCTTACGGGCGGCCCGGGCGGTGGCTTTGCTCAGCTACCGCAGCCACGATGCCTACGGCCAGACCCAAACCGATGTCGACGACGAAAAGCTCGACGATTTCCTGGCCAGCTCCTACCAGCGGTATCAAGGTGATAAGCTGGTAGCCCGCTTCAATGCCTATAGCTACGTAACTCTGTCGCGGGCTATGGATACGCACCACGTTGGTCGGGGGCGGGGCGGCGTGCAGGCGGCCCTGGGCCGCATTCGGGCCCGCACGCTGGTGCTCGGCATTACCTCTGACGTGCTGTTTCCGCCTTCGGAGCAACAGTTGCTGGCCCGCTACATCCGGGGGGCTATGTACGCCGAAATGGATTCCCGGTACGGCCACGATGGGTTTCTGATTGAAACCGCCCAAATCACCCACTTCCTCGAACGATTCTACGTCCAGACGTATGTCCACTAA
- a CDS encoding homoserine dehydrogenase, with the protein MSTNTATAPVSTVSVSAAQPWRVGLIGFGCVGQGLYDILQQRPEAGFTIGRIVVKTPGKVRSLPAERFEFDADSLLADDSLDVLVEVIDDADTAFRLVSEALRRGRRVVTANKAMLARHLPALVQLQREGRGTLLYEAAVCGSIPVIRTLDAYFGAEPLRRLTGILNGSSNYVLTRMGEEGSDYAPALVEAQQQGFAETDPSLDMGAFDPRSKAVLLAAHAYGAFLDPEQVLNLGIEGISAVDIAFAASQGQKIKVVAGLQRLPDGRVTVLVTPQLVGPESPLYTVDHEFNGVVIEADFAGEQFLRGRGAGGHPTGSAVLADLAALRQGFAYQYPKVAEAPEYASDLEVEIYLRTDEDRIIDLLDFSEISEEADEDEYVVGYVALANLIRHRDTLRKYGAFIVRTGRLRPVSTDELVAEVSA; encoded by the coding sequence ATGTCCACTAACACTGCCACTGCTCCTGTATCTACCGTTTCCGTTTCGGCGGCCCAGCCGTGGCGCGTGGGCCTGATCGGCTTCGGCTGCGTGGGTCAGGGCTTGTACGATATTCTGCAACAACGCCCCGAGGCAGGTTTCACCATCGGCCGCATTGTCGTAAAAACGCCGGGCAAAGTGCGAAGCCTGCCCGCAGAGCGGTTTGAGTTCGATGCCGATTCGTTGCTAGCCGACGACTCGCTGGATGTGCTGGTAGAGGTAATTGACGACGCGGATACTGCTTTCCGGCTGGTAAGCGAGGCTCTGCGCCGGGGCCGCCGGGTTGTCACGGCCAACAAAGCCATGCTGGCTCGCCATCTGCCCGCGTTGGTACAGCTCCAGCGTGAAGGCCGGGGCACATTGCTGTACGAAGCGGCCGTGTGCGGCAGCATTCCAGTTATCCGCACCCTTGATGCCTATTTCGGGGCCGAGCCACTACGCCGCCTCACGGGCATCCTGAACGGCTCCTCCAACTACGTGCTGACCCGGATGGGCGAAGAAGGCTCCGACTATGCGCCGGCTCTGGTGGAAGCCCAGCAGCAGGGCTTCGCCGAAACCGACCCGTCACTGGATATGGGTGCCTTTGACCCGCGCTCCAAAGCTGTGCTGCTGGCCGCTCACGCCTATGGCGCTTTCCTCGACCCCGAGCAGGTGCTGAACCTGGGCATTGAGGGCATCAGCGCGGTGGATATTGCTTTTGCTGCCAGTCAGGGCCAGAAAATTAAGGTGGTGGCCGGCCTCCAGCGCCTGCCCGACGGCCGCGTGACGGTGCTGGTGACCCCACAGCTGGTGGGCCCCGAGTCGCCGCTGTACACCGTGGACCACGAGTTCAACGGCGTGGTGATTGAGGCCGATTTCGCCGGCGAGCAGTTTTTGCGGGGCCGCGGGGCCGGCGGGCACCCTACCGGCTCGGCCGTACTGGCCGATCTGGCCGCGCTGCGTCAGGGTTTCGCCTACCAGTATCCTAAAGTTGCCGAAGCGCCGGAATACGCCTCCGACCTGGAAGTGGAAATTTACCTGCGCACCGATGAGGACCGCATCATTGATCTACTCGATTTCAGTGAGATTTCCGAGGAAGCCGATGAAGATGAGTACGTAGTGGGCTACGTGGCCTTGGCCAACCTCATTCGGCACCGTGACACGCTGCGTAAATACGGCGCGTTTATCGTGCGCACCGGCCGCCTTCGCCCCGTCAGCACCGACGAGCTGGTGGCCGAGGTTTCGGCTTAG
- a CDS encoding alpha/beta hydrolase, whose amino-acid sequence MKYYLLVLLALCLLPLTTWAQKAPVDTTRGRYHRPVFRQVQVRHDVEFAHVTTMLGLPQTLYMDVYEPVGDTVRRRPLVVLAHEGGFLTGTRDDAVMTALCTRLARLGYVTATIDYRLYFFPFDTVGIGRAAIRATQDMRAAVRFFRHDAATAKRFRVHPQYVFVGGSSAGGFMALQTGYLNKPSEVPAYLDIAALGGLEGNGGNAGYSSRPRGVVNLCGALARANWLEAGDPPLCSVHGTRDGLVPYAKGTIGAQLPAQLVYGSGALRVRANAVGVPNVLRRLRGAGHVPYSFEPTYIDSAFFAVRDFLRPLLGTGAPGPLLAAALNPRREAQTTALLLPRRPMVQLPPAPALVWQPNLLKAAPDSVRQPAPVAPEATGAAAPPE is encoded by the coding sequence ATGAAATATTACCTGCTGGTACTGCTGGCGCTTTGTCTACTGCCCCTGACCACCTGGGCGCAGAAAGCCCCGGTTGATACTACCCGGGGCCGCTACCACCGGCCGGTTTTCCGGCAGGTGCAGGTACGCCACGACGTGGAATTTGCCCACGTCACGACCATGCTAGGCCTGCCCCAGACGCTGTACATGGATGTGTACGAACCGGTGGGCGACACGGTACGTCGCCGGCCGCTGGTGGTGCTGGCCCACGAAGGCGGCTTCCTCACCGGCACCCGCGACGATGCTGTCATGACAGCTCTCTGCACCCGCCTGGCCCGCCTCGGCTACGTCACGGCCACTATCGATTACCGCCTCTACTTCTTTCCGTTTGATACCGTGGGCATTGGGCGGGCGGCTATTCGGGCCACCCAGGATATGCGGGCGGCTGTGCGCTTTTTCCGTCACGATGCTGCTACGGCCAAGCGGTTTCGGGTACATCCGCAGTACGTATTTGTGGGCGGCTCGTCGGCCGGTGGATTCATGGCTTTGCAAACCGGCTACCTCAATAAACCCTCGGAAGTACCCGCCTACCTTGATATTGCCGCGCTGGGCGGTCTGGAAGGTAACGGCGGCAACGCGGGCTACAGCAGCCGCCCGCGTGGAGTGGTAAACTTGTGCGGTGCCCTGGCCCGGGCCAACTGGCTGGAAGCCGGCGACCCGCCCCTGTGCAGCGTGCACGGCACCCGCGACGGACTGGTACCCTACGCCAAAGGTACCATTGGGGCGCAATTGCCGGCCCAGCTGGTGTACGGCAGCGGAGCATTGCGCGTGCGCGCTAATGCCGTGGGCGTGCCTAATGTACTGCGCCGGTTGCGTGGAGCGGGCCACGTCCCGTACTCCTTCGAGCCCACGTACATCGACTCCGCTTTCTTCGCCGTGCGCGACTTCCTACGGCCGTTGCTAGGGACTGGCGCGCCCGGACCTCTGCTGGCGGCAGCCCTCAATCCCCGCCGCGAAGCGCAGACTACGGCTTTACTACTGCCCCGTCGCCCTATGGTACAGCTTCCGCCTGCGCCGGCTCTGGTCTGGCAACCTAATCTGCTGAAAGCTGCCCCTGATTCGGTGCGGCAGCCGGCCCCGGTTGCTCCGGAGGCTACAGGTGCCGCCGCGCCGCCAGAGTAG
- a CDS encoding alpha/beta hydrolase, translating to MKKLLLALVLLWLWNPGTGAAQTRIDTTGGRYYRPIFATVTRTQDVTYGAATDFLGNNQNLRLDVYQPVGDTVRRRPLLVFAHGGGFVSGNRSDAEIVELCTRFARMGYVTASIDYRLLFLPFDTVNIGRAAIRATQDMRAAVRFFRRDAATTRAYRIHPGFIYAGGSSAGAFMALQTGYLDKDSEVPAYLGLAALGGLEGSSGNPGYASNVQGVINLCGALGRPWWIEAGNVPFVSLHGTADAVVPYGAGTVGSGLPPQKVYGSAVLKVRATAVGVVNPLYTFKGAGHVPYNGSSATAAAYLDTTTRFVRDFLRPLLRQPATVTAVKASAATAPQVFPVPATDAIRVQWPAAQLFRRQPAELLDVTGRIVRRLRWEQPELLVLRENLPAGTYLLRTEGLASRRVVFD from the coding sequence ATGAAAAAACTTCTCCTTGCCCTCGTACTCCTCTGGCTATGGAACCCGGGAACGGGAGCCGCTCAAACCCGGATTGATACCACCGGCGGCCGTTACTACCGCCCCATCTTCGCCACGGTTACCCGCACGCAGGATGTAACGTACGGCGCGGCTACCGACTTCCTGGGCAACAATCAGAATCTGCGGCTGGATGTGTACCAGCCCGTTGGTGATACGGTACGTCGTCGGCCGCTGCTGGTGTTTGCGCACGGCGGCGGATTTGTGTCGGGGAACAGGAGTGACGCCGAAATAGTGGAGCTCTGTACCCGCTTTGCGCGCATGGGCTACGTCACGGCCAGCATCGACTACCGCTTGCTGTTTCTGCCTTTCGATACTGTGAATATCGGCCGGGCTGCTATCCGGGCTACGCAGGATATGCGCGCGGCCGTGCGCTTCTTTCGTCGGGACGCGGCTACCACTAGAGCGTACCGTATTCATCCGGGCTTTATTTACGCTGGCGGCTCGTCGGCGGGGGCCTTCATGGCTCTGCAAACCGGATATCTGGACAAGGATTCGGAAGTGCCCGCCTACCTCGGGCTGGCCGCCCTGGGTGGACTGGAAGGTAGCAGCGGCAACCCCGGCTACGCCAGCAACGTGCAGGGCGTTATCAATCTGTGCGGGGCTTTGGGCCGTCCGTGGTGGATTGAGGCCGGTAATGTGCCCTTCGTGAGCCTGCATGGTACTGCCGATGCGGTGGTACCCTACGGTGCTGGTACCGTGGGAAGCGGCCTTCCTCCCCAGAAGGTGTACGGCAGCGCTGTGCTGAAAGTACGGGCCACGGCAGTAGGAGTAGTCAATCCGTTGTACACCTTTAAAGGGGCCGGCCATGTGCCCTACAACGGCAGCAGTGCCACGGCCGCGGCGTATCTGGATACTACCACGCGTTTCGTGCGCGACTTTCTGCGGCCGTTGCTGCGGCAGCCGGCGACGGTTACGGCGGTAAAAGCCAGTGCTGCCACGGCTCCGCAGGTATTCCCGGTGCCGGCTACCGACGCCATCCGGGTGCAGTGGCCCGCCGCGCAGCTGTTTCGGCGGCAGCCGGCCGAGCTGCTGGATGTTACCGGCCGCATAGTGCGCCGCCTCCGGTGGGAGCAGCCGGAACTGCTGGTGCTACGCGAAAACCTGCCTGCTGGTACCTATCTGTTGCGCACCGAAGGGCTGGCTTCGCGCCGGGTGGTATTTGACTAG
- a CDS encoding S66 peptidase family protein has product MPTTPPPLQPGDQVAIVCPARKASHEELAAAVATLESWNLRVVLGTSTNVAHHQFGGDDEVRRQDFQQQLDNPEIRAILCARGGYGTTRIIDGIDFSRFAQEPKWIAGFSDITTLNCHLLRRGHQSIHGVMPLLFHLEGGSDSLESLRRALFGEEISYAAPAHPLNQFGTATGELVGGNLSILQTLTGTQSDVPTAGRILFLEDIDEYLYAIDRMLVHLDRTGKLAGLAGLVVGHFTNPQDNTVPYGQSPGEIINHYATHYNFPVAHGFPVGHEPTNQALIVGRPARLVVDAQGTQLSYV; this is encoded by the coding sequence ATGCCTACCACTCCTCCTCCACTCCAACCCGGCGACCAGGTTGCCATTGTGTGTCCTGCCCGCAAAGCCTCGCACGAGGAACTCGCGGCGGCCGTAGCCACCCTCGAAAGCTGGAACCTGCGCGTGGTGCTGGGCACCAGTACTAACGTAGCGCATCATCAGTTCGGGGGAGACGACGAAGTGCGCCGCCAGGACTTCCAGCAACAGCTTGACAACCCCGAAATACGCGCCATTCTGTGCGCCCGGGGCGGCTACGGTACCACCCGCATCATCGACGGTATCGACTTCAGCCGGTTTGCTCAGGAGCCGAAATGGATTGCCGGCTTCTCCGATATTACCACCCTCAACTGCCACTTGCTGCGGCGCGGCCACCAAAGCATCCACGGCGTAATGCCGCTGCTGTTTCACCTAGAGGGCGGCTCCGATTCGCTGGAAAGTCTGCGCCGGGCCTTGTTTGGGGAGGAAATCAGCTACGCGGCCCCGGCGCACCCGCTCAACCAGTTCGGTACGGCTACCGGTGAGCTGGTGGGCGGCAACCTGAGCATTCTGCAAACCCTCACCGGCACGCAGTCGGATGTGCCCACGGCCGGCCGCATCCTGTTTCTGGAGGATATTGATGAGTACCTGTATGCCATTGACCGGATGCTGGTACACTTGGACCGTACGGGCAAACTGGCCGGACTGGCTGGGCTGGTCGTCGGCCACTTTACCAACCCTCAGGACAATACCGTGCCTTACGGTCAGAGTCCAGGTGAAATCATCAACCACTACGCCACGCACTATAATTTCCCGGTAGCTCACGGCTTTCCGGTAGGACATGAGCCCACCAACCAAGCCCTGATTGTGGGCCGGCCAGCCCGTCTGGTAGTTGATGCCCAAGGCACTCAGCTCAGCTACGTATAA
- a CDS encoding GNAT family N-acetyltransferase yields MTTDIRLLPAQEFSLHLASLVELLQDAVDAEASVGFLPPLATDEALEYWNGIGAALPAGQVLLLVAEENGAVLGTVQLHLATKANGLHRAEVSKLLVHRKAQRQGIGRRLMQAVEQLAREHKRSTLVLDTLQGAGSELLYQGLGYTAAGAIPAFARVPSGALQPTVVYYKLLA; encoded by the coding sequence ATGACTACTGACATCCGGCTTCTCCCTGCTCAAGAGTTTTCCCTGCACCTCGCCAGCCTGGTTGAGTTGTTGCAGGACGCCGTAGACGCGGAAGCTTCCGTTGGTTTTCTGCCGCCCCTGGCTACTGACGAGGCCCTGGAGTACTGGAACGGCATCGGGGCGGCGCTGCCTGCGGGCCAGGTTCTGCTGCTGGTGGCGGAGGAAAATGGGGCGGTGCTGGGTACCGTGCAGCTGCATCTCGCAACCAAAGCCAACGGCCTGCACCGCGCCGAAGTATCCAAGCTGCTGGTTCACCGCAAGGCTCAGCGCCAGGGTATTGGCCGCCGCCTGATGCAGGCTGTGGAGCAGCTGGCCCGGGAACACAAGCGCTCCACGCTGGTGCTGGACACGTTGCAGGGTGCCGGTTCCGAGTTACTCTATCAGGGCCTGGGTTATACGGCCGCCGGGGCTATTCCAGCGTTTGCCCGCGTGCCCAGCGGGGCTCTGCAGCCCACCGTGGTCTATTATAAGCTACTGGCATAG
- a CDS encoding M28 family peptidase yields the protein MNLFRLAPAALASLLLLTACPAKKDTAETTDAATAAGPKTPDFNADSAYAFTARQVAFGPRVPNTLAHVQTGDWIIRKFKEAGLTVKEQPFEAMAFDGKMLKSRNIIAQYMPQAPRRVAIFAHWDTRPFADKDKDKKNAPLDGASDGASGVAVALEMARVLGAQQDSLAPGVGVDFILFDSEDYGYDGSTQGEKKNLLGSQETWCLGSQYWAKNLLPANYKPNYGILLDMVGAKGGKFSREELSRQKARDVVDKVWNTAAELGFSDNFLFADGYGITDDHVFTNQAGIRTIDIIDFLPNGEFQPYHHTTQDNMSIIDRRTLKAVGQTLLTVLYSE from the coding sequence ATGAATCTCTTCCGCCTTGCCCCGGCTGCCCTGGCCAGTCTGTTACTGCTCACGGCGTGTCCCGCCAAGAAAGACACCGCCGAAACTACCGATGCCGCCACTGCTGCCGGGCCCAAGACGCCGGATTTCAATGCCGACTCGGCCTACGCGTTTACGGCCCGGCAGGTAGCCTTCGGGCCGCGCGTGCCCAACACTTTGGCCCACGTCCAAACCGGCGACTGGATCATCCGGAAATTCAAGGAAGCTGGCCTGACGGTGAAGGAACAGCCGTTCGAGGCTATGGCTTTTGATGGCAAAATGCTCAAGTCGCGCAACATCATTGCGCAGTACATGCCTCAGGCTCCGCGCCGGGTGGCCATTTTTGCCCACTGGGATACCCGGCCTTTTGCCGACAAGGATAAGGACAAGAAGAATGCGCCCCTCGATGGGGCGTCTGACGGGGCCAGCGGCGTGGCGGTAGCCCTGGAAATGGCCCGGGTGCTGGGCGCGCAGCAGGACAGTCTGGCTCCCGGCGTCGGGGTCGATTTTATTTTGTTCGACTCGGAGGACTACGGCTACGACGGCAGCACGCAGGGCGAGAAGAAGAACCTGCTCGGCAGCCAGGAGACTTGGTGCCTGGGCTCCCAGTACTGGGCCAAAAACCTGCTACCGGCCAACTACAAGCCCAATTACGGCATCCTGCTGGATATGGTAGGAGCCAAGGGCGGCAAGTTCAGCCGGGAAGAGCTGTCCCGCCAGAAGGCTCGCGACGTGGTGGATAAAGTGTGGAATACAGCGGCTGAGCTGGGCTTTTCCGACAATTTCCTGTTTGCCGATGGCTACGGCATCACCGATGACCACGTTTTCACCAACCAGGCCGGTATCCGCACCATCGACATCATCGACTTTCTGCCCAACGGCGAGTTTCAGCCCTACCACCACACCACCCAGGACAACATGAGCATCATCGACCGGCGCACCCTCAAAGCCGTGGGCCAGACGCTACTCACGGTGCTGTACAGTGAATAA
- the cysS gene encoding cysteine--tRNA ligase has product MQHPLSLYNTLTRRKAPFEPLNAPFVGVYLCGPTVYNEAHVGNARGPVVFDVLTRYLRHLGYTVRYVRNITDVGHLEGDADEGEDKIGKIARAQQVEPMQVAEGYTNLYQNHMEVLGCLPPDITPRASGHIIEQIQMVEEIIKNGFAYESNGSVYFDVPAYNAAGRGYGKLSNRVVEELLAGSRDNLAGQEEKRSPLDFALWKKADERHLMRWSSPWSDGFPGWHLECSAMSRKYLGAEFDIHGGGLDLMFPHHECEIAQSQACNHPTDEARVWMHNNMITVNGAKMSKSLGNFITISQLFDGSNATLAQAYSPMTARFFLLQAHYRSTVDITDEGLQAARKGYRKLMNGLRLLEKLREFSLSPDVIRARTVAPVAEGKAPDTAAADAELQKLVQDCYTGLNDDLNTARAIASLFNLLRKLNGFAANPATLATVSAAAVQEATNAYQTLVQDVLGLVDEPRASAEDLLRLTLEFYQEAKATKAYDKVDQIRAALKQQGIVVKDTKAGVDWAYSEE; this is encoded by the coding sequence ATGCAGCACCCACTTTCGCTCTACAACACCCTTACCCGCCGGAAAGCCCCGTTCGAACCCCTCAATGCGCCCTTCGTAGGGGTGTATCTGTGCGGCCCTACGGTGTATAACGAGGCCCACGTTGGCAACGCCCGCGGACCAGTGGTGTTTGATGTGCTGACGCGCTACCTCCGCCACCTGGGCTACACGGTGCGCTACGTGCGCAACATCACCGATGTCGGCCACCTGGAAGGCGACGCTGACGAAGGCGAAGACAAAATCGGGAAAATTGCCCGGGCCCAACAGGTAGAGCCAATGCAGGTAGCCGAGGGCTATACTAACCTCTACCAGAACCATATGGAGGTACTGGGCTGCCTGCCTCCCGATATCACGCCCCGGGCCAGTGGCCACATCATCGAGCAGATTCAGATGGTGGAGGAAATCATCAAGAACGGATTTGCCTACGAGTCCAACGGCTCAGTGTACTTCGATGTGCCGGCGTACAACGCGGCCGGCCGGGGCTACGGCAAGCTCTCCAACCGCGTGGTGGAAGAGCTGCTGGCCGGCTCCCGCGATAACCTGGCCGGTCAGGAGGAAAAGCGCAGCCCCTTGGATTTTGCCCTTTGGAAAAAGGCCGATGAGCGCCACCTCATGCGGTGGTCCTCGCCCTGGAGCGACGGATTTCCCGGCTGGCACCTGGAGTGCTCGGCCATGAGCCGCAAGTACCTCGGGGCCGAGTTCGACATTCACGGCGGCGGGCTGGACCTCATGTTTCCCCACCACGAGTGCGAAATTGCCCAGAGCCAGGCCTGCAACCACCCCACCGACGAGGCCCGGGTGTGGATGCACAACAACATGATTACGGTGAACGGGGCCAAGATGAGCAAGAGCCTCGGCAACTTCATCACCATCAGCCAGCTCTTCGACGGCAGCAACGCCACGCTGGCCCAGGCCTACTCCCCCATGACGGCCCGGTTCTTCCTGCTGCAGGCTCACTACCGCAGCACCGTAGACATTACCGACGAGGGCTTACAAGCGGCCCGCAAAGGCTACCGCAAGCTCATGAACGGCCTGCGTCTGCTGGAAAAACTGCGTGAATTCAGCCTGTCACCGGACGTTATCAGGGCCCGCACGGTGGCTCCGGTGGCCGAAGGCAAAGCCCCCGATACTGCCGCTGCCGACGCAGAGTTGCAGAAGCTGGTGCAGGACTGCTACACTGGCCTCAACGACGATCTGAACACCGCCCGCGCCATTGCCAGCCTGTTCAATCTGTTGCGCAAGCTTAATGGCTTTGCCGCCAACCCGGCTACGCTGGCTACGGTGAGTGCCGCCGCCGTGCAGGAGGCCACCAATGCCTACCAGACCCTGGTGCAGGACGTGCTGGGCCTAGTGGATGAGCCCCGCGCCAGTGCCGAAGACCTGCTGCGCCTCACCCTGGAGTTCTACCAGGAAGCCAAAGCCACCAAAGCCTACGACAAGGTAGACCAGATCCGGGCCGCGCTCAAGCAGCAGGGTATTGTGGTGAAGGATACCAAAGCCGGCGTCGACTGGGCGTACAGCGAGGAGTAA
- a CDS encoding endonuclease/exonuclease/phosphatase family protein, whose protein sequence is MRRSFAFKSTVLVMGWVLAAIACAQIPAYTFWPAIFGALTLPVALALNLLLIGYWLLRRWPVALLPLALAVLTWPHFQRGLALHPLRVAPQAAGGASGPIVKVLSANVRIFNVYPQLRNEGLQSSRAMIQWLQENPADILCLQEFYNEPAGTRSRDGQVFRSIEKIGRDAGREAFLSKTLTNSAGAEFGMAMFSRFPIVNKGTIHFGKLTQNHAMWADVQLPSRDTIRVYSFHLQSMSMDEKDIVDSYSSKAGLKQKGVGLLRRFKRGAIARHWQVDTLVRRFERCRYPILLCADLNDVPYSYSYDQLADHFQNAWATVGNGVGSTYNGRLPFVRIDNQFASPRFTVNDFWVHYEIPYSDHFPTTATYQLQKAAAKR, encoded by the coding sequence GTGCGTCGTTCGTTTGCCTTTAAAAGTACCGTGTTGGTAATGGGATGGGTGCTGGCGGCTATTGCCTGCGCCCAGATTCCGGCCTACACCTTCTGGCCTGCTATTTTCGGGGCCCTCACGCTGCCGGTAGCCCTGGCCCTGAATCTGCTGCTGATAGGCTACTGGCTGTTGCGCCGCTGGCCAGTAGCCCTCCTGCCACTGGCTCTGGCGGTACTTACCTGGCCGCATTTTCAGCGGGGGCTGGCGCTGCACCCGTTGCGGGTAGCTCCGCAGGCTGCGGGCGGGGCAAGTGGCCCCATTGTGAAGGTGCTGTCGGCGAATGTGCGCATCTTTAATGTGTACCCGCAGCTGCGTAATGAGGGGCTGCAGTCGTCGCGGGCTATGATTCAGTGGCTACAGGAAAACCCGGCCGATATTCTGTGCCTGCAGGAGTTCTACAACGAGCCCGCCGGGACCCGTAGCCGCGACGGGCAGGTGTTCCGCAGTATCGAGAAAATCGGGCGCGACGCCGGGCGGGAGGCGTTTCTGTCCAAAACGCTTACCAACAGTGCCGGGGCCGAGTTTGGCATGGCTATGTTCTCGCGTTTCCCCATCGTTAATAAAGGCACCATCCACTTCGGTAAGCTAACGCAGAACCACGCCATGTGGGCCGATGTGCAGCTGCCTTCCCGCGACACCATTCGGGTGTACAGCTTCCATCTGCAGAGTATGAGCATGGATGAGAAGGACATTGTGGACAGCTACTCCAGCAAGGCTGGCCTCAAGCAGAAAGGCGTAGGGCTGCTGCGCCGATTTAAGCGTGGAGCCATTGCCCGACACTGGCAGGTGGATACGCTGGTGCGCCGCTTCGAGCGGTGCCGCTACCCCATTCTGCTCTGCGCCGACCTCAACGACGTGCCCTACAGCTACAGCTACGACCAGCTGGCTGACCACTTCCAGAACGCCTGGGCCACCGTGGGCAACGGCGTGGGTAGTACCTACAACGGCCGCCTGCCCTTCGTGCGCATCGACAACCAGTTTGCCAGCCCCCGCTTTACTGTCAACGACTTCTGGGTCCACTACGAAATACCGTATTCTGACCACTTTCCTACCACAGCCACTTATCAACTGCAAAAGGCGGCAGCCAAGCGCTAA